The following nucleotide sequence is from Paracrocinitomix mangrovi.
TCCAAGAAAATTAATGGATGTCTCAAAACTTGCACAAGCAGGATGGTCTTACAGAGTAGAGCTAAAGGATGGAATTAAATTGGCTTATGAAGATGCTTTAAGCAAAGGCTTGCTTGATTAAGTAATTCAACAGCTACTTCCCACCAGATCTATAACACATAACCTTTACCTCTTATTTCCCGTATTGTTAAACGCATGCGCGCGTATCTGAGCATATTTATTTTGATGAGCTTTAGTTGGTTTAAAGCTTATGGACAACTGTATTTTCCTAACGAACAATACTATAACAGTGAATTGGATAGATTCTTCTTGAAGGATTCTGTCAACCAAAACTTTTACAATTCGCATCAAAGTTTAAAACCAATTCTGGATAAACGCACCAATCCTGATTCAATATTTTACAAAGACAGCAAGCACTATTACTGGATTACACAAAAATTATTCAAAGAAAACTTCTTGATATTTGAAGGGAAAGATTTTTGGTGTGCAGTTGATCCAATTTTAGATTTGGAAGGCGGAACAGATTTTTCTGCAGACTCACTGGACATTTTATACTGGAATACCAGAGGTATAAGAGTACAAGCAAAATTTTTAGACAAAGTTGCTTTTACCACTTCTGTTTATGAAAATCAGGCAGTGTTACCGAATTATTATAGCAATTACATTGACCAGTATGGCGAATTCAGGCCATCAGGAAGTAATTACAAACAGGAAAACGCCGTAGTTCCGGGATACGCCAGAACCAAGACTTTTAAAACTAATGGTTACGACTTTGCTTTTGCAGAAGGACAAGTATCCATTGTTCCCAACGAATATTTTAATGTTCAATTCGGAAATGGAAATCAATTCATAGGAAACGGACACCGCTCGCTTTTACTTTCAGACTTTTCAAGCAATTACCCCTTTGCTAAATTTGAAGGTAATTTTTTAAAAGGTCGAATTCAATACAATGCGATTTATGCGGTACACCAAAACCTTTACAGGCTCCCTTTTTTCAATTCGGTTGAATCAACATATGAACGAAAAATAGGAACCTACCATTATTTAGACTTTGCCATTACGCCGAAAATTAATGTCGGACTTTTTGAAGGAGCCCTTTGGCAACGAACAGATAGCCTGGGATCTCATCAACCAAATTGGCTCTTTGTAAATCCGGTTCCATTTGTCAATGCAGCTGTAATGTCAAAAAATGATTCCACTTACAACCATGTACTGGGAATAAATTATTCGTGGGCATTTTTGAAAAATCGATTATATGGACAAGTTGTTTTGGATAATGGCTTTGGAGGCTTTCAGCTAGGAATCAAATCATATGATCTATTTATTGAAAATTTTGATGTACGTGCTGAATACAACATGTCAAAAAGAGGAACCTATTTCTCATCAAACAAAAGGTACAATTACTCACACAACAATTTATCTTTAGCTCATCCTCTAGCTTCTGGATTCACAGAATATATTTTACAACTGAAATATGAATTCAAAGAATTCTTTATTACGAATGAAACTGTATATAGCAGACGAGATATAGTTGATACAAACTATAGAGACATCAATATTGTCAATGATAATATTAATTCAATTAATCTCATGCTAGGCGATAGTAGAAGAACTCTTATAAACACACTAGAGATAGGTTATAGATTCAATAAAAGATATAATCTACAGGCTGTAGCAGGTTGGATGTTTAGAAATGGAAGTGGTCAAGGTCCTGACACCCATACCAACTACGTTTATTGCGCAGTAAGAACAAGATTGAGAAATAAAACAAGAGATTTTTAAAATGAAAGATTATCATTTAGTACTCGTATTTTTAACCGCTTTTGGTGTTGTGTTACTGGCAACTCCATCCTTAATAAAGGTGGCTAAATTAAAGCATCTTGTGGACGAGCCGTCTGAAGACAGAAAGCTACACACACGCAGTATTCCAACTATTGGCGGAATCATCATTTTCTCTGCTTTTATATTCTCATCATTGCTTTGGTTCCCAGATCATTCAATGATTGCAAAGGCTGAATTAGGCCAATTTAATTACCTCATGGCCTCATTGATATTGCTATTTTTTGTTGGAGTTAAAGATGATATTATCGGCATGTCCCCAATGAAAAAACTACTGGCTCATTTAATGGTAGGATTCATTTTGGTAGTAATGGGTGAAATTAGAATCACCTCTTTTCAAGGATTATTAGGAATGGACATAGAATTACCGGAATATGGCAGTATCCTGATCTCAATTTTTGCTTATATCGTTATTGTGAATGCCATTAATTTAGTAGATGGAGTAGACGGATTAGCCTCCGGAGTGGGATTAATAGCGGCTGCAGCATTTGGTGTGTGGTTTTCATACACGGGAGCAGTTCACTGGGCACTTGTATCTTTTAGTTTAAGTGGAGCTTTATTAGGATTTCTTGTATTTAACTTTAATCCTGCCAGGATATTTATGGGAGATTCGGGTTCACTTTCAATTGGAGCCATTTTAAGTGTATTGGCTATCAAATTAATTGACACACCAATTGAAACATTACCTGTTGAAATACAATACGTATCTAAACCCGTATTAGCTATGACCATATTGGCATACCCATTATTAGATACTTTGAGAGTTTTTTCAATAAGGATAGCGAGTGGAAGATCACCATTAAGTGCCGATAGAAATCACTTGCATCACAAAATGTTAGACCAGGACAACAATCACAAAAAAACGGTCATCATAATCTACATCTTTACATTGATCATGATTGGGCAAGCATTCTTTTTACAATTCCCTAACCCCAACATCAGTTTTGGAATAAGTGCTGCCACCTGTTTTTTATTCATGCTATTTGTTTTCTACGCTTATCCAAAAGGAAAAAAGAAAAATGCATAAGTGGATCTTATACATATCACTATTCGTTTCTCAATTTTCATTTGGGCAAAATCTCTTGCGTGTTCATGACATACATTACCGTAATCAGATCCAATCACCTTATGTGATGAGCGACAATCAAAGTGTACACAGCTCAGTTAAACCAATCATTAATAGTGCTCCACTAAATTTGACAGATAAAAAGGATTTAGCCTTTAAAAGATCTTTCATTATTACCAGCAGCGCAACTGTTGACAGCAGCAAACTATACAATTTTAGACTTTATCCTTTGGTAGATATCAATGGCGGAATTGAATTAGGTCAAAACTCAATCCCCAAAATTACAGCCGGTGCAGGTTTCGGACTGAATTATAGCAAACGTAAATTTTACTTAACATTTAAAATGCTGCCTTATTACAAAATAGACGGTGTGTTAGGTGATTCCATTCAATCCAATTACAACATGGATTTTGGAACAAATAGAGCAATTGCTAACAACATTTTTTACAGGGGTGAATTCTTAATGGCATACAGACCAAATAGGTTCTTTACCTTTTTAGGAGGATACGGTAAAAACTTTTTTGGTGAAGGATACAGATCAATGTTGTTGTCTGATAACATTGGTGCACATCCATTTTTCAAAATTGAAACAAGTTTTGGTAGCATTAAATATGTCAACTTATACAATTTTTGGAGAGACAATAGCACAGACCCCTTTGACCGATCACAAGACATTCCAAAGTTCAATGCCACACATTATTTATCCTGGAACATTATTCAAGGATTAAACTTATCTGTATTTGAAACGGTGAATTTCAGAACTAAAGACACTTTAGTAAATAGAGGGTTTGATTTTAATTACATCAACCCGGTAGTTTTTTACAGACCTGTTGAATATGGCTTAGGTTCGGCAGATAATGTTTTACTGGGAATGAACGCTTCGTACAAACTAAACAGACATCATAATATTTACACTCAATTTATACTGGACGAATTTTTATTGTCAGAAATACAAGCACAAAGCAGATGGTGGGCCAATAAATATGCATGGCAATTGGGATATAAGTCTGATGAATTTTTTAAGGAGAATCTGTATTTCCAAATTGAACTCAATGGCGCAAGACCATTTACTTACTCTCACAAATCATCTGCTCATGCGTATGGACATATGAATGCAGCAGCAGCCCACCCATTAGGAGCCAATTTTATGGAGTTGTTACAAATTACTTCTTATAGTTTTGGAGATCACAGGATTACGAATAAAATAACGTTTGCATCATTTGGAACCGATATTGATTCTTTGACCAGTTATGGACAGGATATTTTTAAATCATACTCAAATCGTCCAGGGGATTTTGATCAAATGATGTATCAAGGAAATAGAAACAACGTGTTGAATGAGACATTTATATATGAGTACGCCCTGATTCCATCTATAGATATGTATTTAACAGCAGCCTACAACTTAAGGGTAGCGAATAATGAGTACAACACAAAAATTTACAATTCATTCCAGATAGGAATCAGATCAAGAATATGGAATGTTTATAATGATTTTTAGCAAGAATCAAGTTCTAAAATCATTGGTTTTCAACGAATGACAAGATAAATTGTTAAGTCTGTTTTTAAAATGTTGATAATATAGAATCAATCTAGATTCAAACTTATCAATTCATTGGTCCTTTTTTTATTAAATTTGCCCAGATTTATCAAATGTTGGCCAAAGAATCCACTATAGAAAAAGCGACTAGCGTGAGTAAAATAAAAGACATTGCAATGCTGATGAAATTGCGTCTGTCTTTCTTGGTAGTTATTTCTGCTATTGCTTGCTATTTCTTCGCAGGCGGAGGTTTCGATATCAACTTATTATACATGACGTTGGGTGGTTTTTTAATCACAGGAGCATCTAATGGCTACAATCAAGTTATTGAAAGAGACATTGATAAATTGATGACCAGAACCATGAACAGACCTATGCCTCAAGGCAGATTAACTGTAACAGAAGGACTGGTAATCTCTTCTATTTTTGGTATTGCAGGCGCATTTTTATTATTTCAAATTAATTGGTTTTCTGGAGTATTAGGAATCTTAGCCATGTTTTTATATGCAGCAGTTTATACACCTTTGAAACCTATTACACCATGGGCTGTATTTGTTGGAGCATTTCCCGGAGCCATTCCACCAATGATTGGAATTGTTGCATTTGATGGTTTTTTCAGTTTTAAAGCAGGCATCTTATTCTTTATACAATTTATTTGGCAATTCCCTCACTTTTGGGCCATTGCCTGGTTAAAAGATGATGATTATCGCAAGGCTGGATTTTCTTTATTGCCTTTGAAATCAGGAAAATCTAAAAAGACATTATTTTTAATTGTAATCTACACTGCTATTATGGTGCCTGTTGGTATTTTGCCTTGGTACTTTGAATGGGCAGGTGATATAACTTTGATATTAGGAACATTGGCAGGGATCTGGTTTTTCATGATCGCTTACAAGTTCTATTTGGTACAGGAGGATAAATGGGCTAAAAAATTGATGTTCGCATCTTTTATATACCTGCCTTTTATTCAATTTTTATACGTTTTTGATAAACTTTTACAGTGAGTAA
It contains:
- a CDS encoding glycosyltransferase family 4 protein, whose product is MKDYHLVLVFLTAFGVVLLATPSLIKVAKLKHLVDEPSEDRKLHTRSIPTIGGIIIFSAFIFSSLLWFPDHSMIAKAELGQFNYLMASLILLFFVGVKDDIIGMSPMKKLLAHLMVGFILVVMGEIRITSFQGLLGMDIELPEYGSILISIFAYIVIVNAINLVDGVDGLASGVGLIAAAAFGVWFSYTGAVHWALVSFSLSGALLGFLVFNFNPARIFMGDSGSLSIGAILSVLAIKLIDTPIETLPVEIQYVSKPVLAMTILAYPLLDTLRVFSIRIASGRSPLSADRNHLHHKMLDQDNNHKKTVIIIYIFTLIMIGQAFFLQFPNPNISFGISAATCFLFMLFVFYAYPKGKKKNA
- the cyoE gene encoding heme o synthase — translated: MSKIKDIAMLMKLRLSFLVVISAIACYFFAGGGFDINLLYMTLGGFLITGASNGYNQVIERDIDKLMTRTMNRPMPQGRLTVTEGLVISSIFGIAGAFLLFQINWFSGVLGILAMFLYAAVYTPLKPITPWAVFVGAFPGAIPPMIGIVAFDGFFSFKAGILFFIQFIWQFPHFWAIAWLKDDDYRKAGFSLLPLKSGKSKKTLFLIVIYTAIMVPVGILPWYFEWAGDITLILGTLAGIWFFMIAYKFYLVQEDKWAKKLMFASFIYLPFIQFLYVFDKLLQ